One Paraburkholderia sp. IMGN_8 DNA window includes the following coding sequences:
- the msbA gene encoding lipid A export permease/ATP-binding protein MsbA → MSAKPTLSKPIGSSGEASSPVVVMRRLWPYLKPLLWVLIGAIVAMAVSASTDAAIPALLKPLLDKGFGAHASDNAKWFVPVAVIGLALIRGVSQYASGYLLAYVSNKILLELRLKMFDRMIHSSVAFFQRETASTVINAIVFEVNQILNVLLSVLVTLVRDSLTVVFLLGYLFFLNWRLTLIVAVLLPGIGWLVGKINRRLRRLNREHQMLTNELSYIVEETVGGYKVVKVHNGEQYEMDRFKSMSRRLRGYSMRMTVSGGLAQPLTQFLASIALAVVITIAVVQSSSDQTTVGGFVAFVTSMLLIISPLKHLMDVNQPLQRGMTAAELIFGLIDEPSEPAGGGKPLDRASGEVEFRDVSFTYGSNATHNRYTLDHVSFKVAPGEMVALAGPSGSGKTTLVNLLPRFFDPTGGEILVDGVALPEYGLHALRSQIAMVSQDVVLFNDTVANNVAYGEAADPEKVKAALRAANLWDTVEAMPNGIDTLIGDNGMMLSGGQRQRLAIARAIYKDAPILILDEATSALDSESERHVQAALETLMKGRTTLVIAHRLSTIERADRILVMDAGRIVERGSHRELLTQNGLYAHLHRIQFQQDAA, encoded by the coding sequence TTGAGCGCGAAGCCAACGTTAAGCAAACCAATCGGTTCTTCAGGTGAGGCGTCGTCGCCCGTCGTCGTGATGCGGCGCTTGTGGCCGTATCTCAAGCCCTTGCTATGGGTGTTGATCGGCGCGATCGTCGCGATGGCCGTGAGTGCCAGCACCGACGCGGCGATTCCCGCGCTGCTCAAGCCGCTTCTGGACAAGGGCTTCGGCGCGCATGCCAGCGACAACGCCAAGTGGTTCGTGCCGGTCGCCGTGATCGGCCTCGCGCTGATTCGCGGGGTGTCGCAATACGCGTCCGGCTATCTGCTTGCCTACGTGTCGAACAAGATCCTGCTCGAACTGCGCCTGAAGATGTTCGACCGCATGATCCACTCGAGCGTGGCGTTTTTCCAGCGCGAAACCGCGAGCACGGTGATCAACGCGATCGTCTTCGAAGTGAACCAGATTCTCAACGTGCTGTTGAGCGTGCTGGTCACGCTGGTGCGCGATTCGCTGACCGTGGTATTCCTGCTCGGCTATCTGTTCTTTCTGAACTGGCGTCTGACGCTGATCGTCGCCGTGCTGCTGCCGGGAATCGGCTGGCTGGTCGGCAAGATCAACCGCCGTTTGCGGCGCCTGAACCGCGAGCATCAAATGCTGACCAACGAGCTGTCGTACATCGTCGAAGAGACGGTGGGCGGTTACAAGGTGGTCAAGGTGCACAACGGCGAGCAGTACGAGATGGACCGCTTCAAGTCAATGAGCCGGCGTCTGCGCGGCTACTCGATGCGCATGACCGTCTCCGGCGGCCTCGCGCAGCCGTTGACGCAATTTCTCGCGTCGATCGCGCTCGCAGTGGTGATTACGATCGCGGTGGTGCAGTCGTCGTCGGATCAGACCACCGTCGGCGGCTTTGTGGCATTCGTCACGTCGATGCTGCTGATCATCTCGCCGCTGAAGCATCTGATGGACGTGAACCAGCCGCTGCAACGCGGCATGACGGCGGCCGAGCTGATTTTCGGGCTGATCGACGAGCCGTCCGAACCGGCCGGCGGCGGCAAGCCGCTCGATCGCGCATCGGGCGAAGTCGAGTTTCGCGACGTGTCCTTCACGTACGGCAGCAACGCCACGCATAACCGCTACACGCTCGACCACGTGTCGTTCAAGGTGGCGCCGGGCGAAATGGTCGCGCTGGCCGGTCCCTCCGGCAGCGGCAAGACCACGCTGGTGAATCTGCTGCCGCGTTTTTTCGATCCGACCGGCGGCGAGATTCTGGTCGACGGCGTCGCGCTGCCGGAATACGGCCTGCACGCGCTGCGCAGCCAGATCGCGATGGTGAGCCAGGACGTGGTGCTGTTCAACGACACGGTGGCGAACAACGTCGCGTACGGCGAGGCGGCCGATCCGGAAAAGGTCAAAGCGGCGCTGCGCGCAGCCAACCTGTGGGATACCGTCGAGGCAATGCCGAACGGCATTGATACGCTGATCGGCGACAACGGCATGATGCTATCGGGCGGCCAACGGCAGCGTCTGGCGATCGCCCGCGCGATCTACAAGGACGCGCCGATCCTGATCCTCGACGAAGCGACGTCCGCGCTCGACTCCGAATCCGAGCGCCACGTGCAGGCCGCGCTGGAAACGCTGATGAAGGGCCGCACGACGCTCGTCATCGCGCACCGGCTATCGACTATCGAGCGCGCCGACCGGATTCTGGTGATGGACGCAGGGCGTATCGTCGAGCGCGGCAGTCATCGTGAACTGCTGACGCAAAACGGTCTGTACGCGCATTTGCATCGCATCCAGTTCCAGCAGGACGCGGCATAA
- a CDS encoding glycosyltransferase, with protein MFSILIPSWNNLPYLKLCIDSIRRHSAFDHEIIVHVNEGSDGTLEWVRAEGIRHTWSAGNVGVCLALNDVARLATQDWILFLNDDMFCTPGWDRAFEAALRTLGHSSAYLSSVLIEPADTGNANVTAANFGTGPDNFDEAGLLSYTAKMTAPDRDGVALQPMLISRQLWHAVGGYSIEFGPGMSSDDDFLMKLWLVGCRVFRSVGTSRVYHFGCKSTGRIRRNRGGRQFLMKWGISQRDFTRDYVRQTASAAPGTLPNVPRAPFKSRLKRVIYALGRYPFEDLEGWEPNLPAKLTFMKPFREKADEKANEKANEKANEKANDKASEKAGDN; from the coding sequence ATGTTCAGTATCCTGATTCCGAGCTGGAATAATCTGCCGTATCTGAAGCTGTGCATCGACAGCATCCGGCGACATTCGGCGTTCGATCACGAGATCATCGTGCACGTCAACGAAGGTAGTGACGGCACGCTCGAATGGGTCCGCGCCGAAGGCATCCGCCATACGTGGAGCGCGGGCAATGTCGGCGTCTGCCTCGCGTTGAACGATGTCGCGCGGCTCGCCACACAGGACTGGATCCTGTTCCTGAACGACGACATGTTTTGCACGCCGGGCTGGGACCGCGCGTTCGAGGCGGCGTTGCGCACGCTCGGCCATTCGTCGGCGTATCTGTCGTCGGTGCTGATCGAACCGGCCGACACCGGCAACGCGAATGTCACAGCCGCCAACTTCGGCACCGGCCCCGACAATTTCGACGAAGCCGGTCTGCTCTCCTACACCGCAAAGATGACCGCGCCTGATCGCGACGGCGTTGCCTTACAGCCGATGCTGATTAGCCGCCAGCTGTGGCATGCGGTGGGCGGTTACAGCATCGAGTTCGGGCCGGGCATGAGCAGCGACGACGATTTCCTGATGAAGCTGTGGCTGGTCGGTTGCCGCGTGTTCCGCTCGGTCGGCACGAGCCGCGTCTATCACTTCGGCTGCAAATCCACCGGACGCATTCGCCGCAATCGCGGCGGCCGTCAGTTCCTGATGAAGTGGGGCATTTCGCAACGCGACTTTACGCGCGACTATGTCCGGCAGACGGCGTCCGCTGCGCCCGGTACGCTGCCCAATGTTCCGCGTGCGCCCTTCAAAAGCCGTCTGAAGCGCGTGATCTATGCGCTCGGCCGCTATCCGTTCGAGGATCTGGAAGGCTGGGAACCCAATCTTCCCGCGAAGCTCACGTTCATGAAGCCTTTTCGCGAAAAGGCCGATGAGAAGGCCAATGAGAAGGCCAATGAGAAGGCCAATGAGAAGGCCAACGACAAAGCCAGTGAAAAGGCCGGCGACAACTGA
- a CDS encoding glycosyltransferase family 9 protein has protein sequence MRALYNSAPATVKRTLDQAVSRSTRIPYTGVAHEPEVFLRKTSRAKIAKKYLHKYLLLKWHGQTRLELRNAAACKRLLWIYTGKRNFGDATMDMSGRALLKGRGFEIDLFTLPNLHTLFAEDNVFQHVFSDLRDLQGHHYDAILMSEYNLPSIKLKTKHFKHLPFACLFQYFYGPDRNQTCFSHAAINDVFSLGYSADEIVSMSKPYLAAKAQTGDSVQPLVPDGRFLALAIGGLDANRTYRHWAELLDLIDRSDDRNIPKQVVLLGSDNGLSMADSLLKLTSSQLKISSCVGKLSLLQSRAIVAKASLFVGADGGLMHIAHSTPTPSVSLFSDREPPYLRLTEQCRSIGIQSAGDVDDIAPASIMSAISTQLSHPVAKAFDAVA, from the coding sequence ATGCGCGCACTCTACAACAGCGCGCCCGCCACCGTGAAAAGAACACTGGACCAGGCCGTCAGCCGCTCCACCCGCATCCCGTACACGGGCGTCGCGCACGAACCCGAAGTGTTTCTGCGCAAGACCTCGCGGGCGAAGATCGCAAAAAAATATCTGCACAAATATCTGCTGCTGAAATGGCATGGCCAGACGCGCCTGGAACTCAGGAACGCCGCCGCGTGCAAGCGGCTGCTGTGGATCTACACCGGCAAGCGAAATTTCGGCGACGCCACGATGGATATGTCCGGGCGAGCGCTGCTGAAAGGCCGGGGCTTCGAGATCGATCTTTTCACGCTGCCGAACCTTCACACGCTGTTCGCCGAGGACAACGTGTTCCAGCACGTGTTTTCCGATTTACGCGATCTTCAGGGCCATCACTACGACGCGATCCTGATGTCGGAGTACAACCTGCCGTCGATCAAGCTGAAAACAAAGCATTTCAAGCATCTGCCGTTCGCCTGCCTGTTCCAGTATTTCTACGGACCGGACCGCAACCAGACCTGCTTCAGCCATGCCGCGATCAACGACGTCTTCTCGCTCGGATATTCGGCTGATGAGATCGTGTCGATGAGCAAGCCCTATCTGGCGGCGAAAGCACAAACCGGCGACTCGGTCCAGCCGCTTGTGCCGGACGGCCGGTTTCTGGCCCTGGCAATCGGCGGACTCGACGCGAACCGCACCTATCGCCACTGGGCCGAGTTGCTCGACCTGATCGATCGGTCAGACGACCGGAACATACCGAAGCAGGTCGTTCTACTTGGGTCGGACAACGGGCTGAGCATGGCGGATAGCTTGCTGAAGCTGACGTCCAGCCAGCTGAAGATCAGCTCGTGCGTCGGTAAGCTGAGCTTGCTGCAGTCGCGCGCGATCGTCGCGAAGGCGAGTCTTTTCGTGGGTGCGGACGGCGGCTTGATGCACATTGCACACTCGACCCCAACGCCGAGCGTGTCGCTCTTTTCCGATCGCGAGCCGCCCTATCTTCGCCTGACTGAACAATGCCGCTCGATCGGCATTCAGAGTGCCGGCGACGTCGACGACATTGCGCCGGCGTCGATCATGAGCGCGATCAGCACCCAGTTGTCCCATCCAGTGGCAAAGGCGTTCGACGCCGTTGCATGA
- a CDS encoding glycosyltransferase family 2 protein, translating to MQETTLGVAIITKNAAGRLAECLQAVAFADQIVVIDGGSTDGTAEIARAHGARVLEQTDWPGFGPQKNRALDQLTTTWVLSIDADEIVSPELAAAIRAALAAPTAEIYAVDRLSSFCGQWIHHSGWYPDWIPRLFKRGAARFSDDLVHERLVFDTPAQRLTGKLMHYSYEDFEGVLRKLDTYSTAGAQQRHAAGKRGSFGKAVGRGLWAFVRTYVLRLGFLDGRAGFMIAVFNAETVYYRFLKLARLGERPRATPPARHQ from the coding sequence ATGCAAGAAACCACCCTCGGCGTCGCCATCATCACCAAAAACGCGGCGGGTCGGCTGGCCGAATGCCTGCAAGCCGTGGCCTTCGCCGATCAGATCGTCGTGATCGACGGCGGCAGCACCGATGGCACTGCCGAAATCGCCCGCGCACACGGCGCCCGGGTCCTCGAACAGACCGACTGGCCCGGATTCGGTCCGCAAAAGAACCGCGCGCTCGATCAGCTGACCACCACCTGGGTGCTCTCGATCGACGCCGACGAAATCGTCTCGCCGGAACTCGCCGCGGCCATTCGCGCGGCACTTGCCGCGCCCACCGCCGAGATCTACGCGGTGGATCGCCTGTCGAGCTTTTGCGGCCAGTGGATTCACCACAGCGGCTGGTATCCGGACTGGATCCCGCGTCTGTTCAAGCGTGGCGCCGCGCGCTTTTCCGACGATCTCGTGCACGAGCGCCTGGTGTTCGACACGCCGGCGCAGCGCCTGACCGGCAAGCTGATGCACTACTCGTACGAAGACTTCGAGGGCGTATTACGCAAGCTCGACACGTATTCGACGGCAGGTGCGCAGCAGCGTCATGCGGCGGGCAAGCGCGGCAGCTTCGGCAAGGCCGTGGGTCGCGGCCTGTGGGCGTTCGTACGGACTTACGTGCTGCGGCTCGGGTTTCTCGACGGCCGTGCCGGGTTCATGATCGCGGTATTCAATGCGGAAACGGTGTACTACCGGTTTTTGAAGCTGGCGCGATTGGGGGAAAGGCCGCGGGCAACTCCGCCCGCACGACATCAATAA
- a CDS encoding O-antigen ligase, whose protein sequence is MSTPTKQSFLSVNSRSLLPALFLLAYPSATLLFHGAGSALSIAAALISLALLASPKAWTGLPSIQWDSVDVALWIATACPVVAVLISGAWHGTVVASTFDSPSRFFAAAPLVLVLRRSLPRTLEWTDLSFALAALVSLGILLIVPRDWGFGRLSSQFLNPIHFGDVALVLGVLSILSLNWWRKDRLFVRMIKVGGLFAGLAASLITGSRGGWVAIPVVAAMILYVRSRGKSRKWKVLLPLAIVAILAGAYAFSPTARNRVGDVSSDFVKYTHGDKDTPLGIRLQLYEAAARIVESHPLLGLGSDGFRNSMQAFANSGMLTPAAAQLGRGEAHNQMFAYMTDYGIVGGLALLAIYVVPGVIFWRRLSAPVDAGRRAALMGLTFIVAFWIFGLTVETFDLKMTVSFYTTVIAILAAVATYADTKAGSEAARAARDSRQ, encoded by the coding sequence ATGTCGACGCCCACCAAACAATCTTTCCTGAGCGTCAACTCACGAAGCCTGCTGCCCGCGTTATTCCTGCTTGCGTACCCGTCGGCCACCTTGCTCTTTCACGGTGCCGGGAGCGCATTGTCGATTGCCGCCGCGCTTATCTCGCTGGCATTGCTGGCCTCGCCTAAAGCCTGGACCGGCCTGCCGTCGATTCAGTGGGATAGCGTCGATGTCGCGCTGTGGATTGCCACGGCATGCCCGGTTGTCGCGGTACTGATCAGCGGTGCGTGGCACGGTACCGTAGTTGCCAGCACATTCGATTCGCCTTCGCGCTTCTTCGCGGCCGCACCGCTCGTTCTCGTGTTGCGCCGCAGTCTGCCGCGCACGCTCGAGTGGACCGATCTGTCGTTTGCGCTCGCCGCGCTCGTATCGCTCGGAATTTTGCTGATCGTGCCGCGCGACTGGGGCTTCGGCCGGCTCAGCAGTCAGTTCCTGAACCCGATTCACTTCGGCGACGTCGCGCTGGTGTTGGGCGTGCTCTCCATCCTGTCGCTGAACTGGTGGCGAAAAGACCGGCTTTTCGTGCGCATGATCAAGGTGGGTGGGCTGTTCGCCGGACTCGCCGCGTCGCTGATCACTGGCTCCCGCGGCGGATGGGTGGCCATTCCGGTGGTCGCTGCAATGATTCTGTACGTCCGCAGCCGCGGCAAGTCGCGCAAGTGGAAGGTGTTGCTGCCGCTCGCGATCGTCGCGATTCTGGCTGGCGCGTACGCGTTTTCGCCGACAGCGCGCAACCGGGTCGGCGACGTGTCGTCCGACTTCGTGAAGTACACCCACGGCGACAAGGACACGCCGCTCGGTATCCGTCTGCAACTCTATGAGGCGGCGGCCCGGATCGTCGAGAGCCATCCGCTTCTCGGCCTGGGCAGCGACGGCTTTCGCAACAGCATGCAGGCGTTTGCGAACTCGGGCATGCTCACGCCGGCTGCCGCTCAACTGGGTAGAGGCGAGGCGCATAACCAGATGTTCGCCTACATGACCGATTACGGCATCGTCGGCGGTCTTGCGTTGCTGGCCATCTATGTCGTACCGGGTGTGATCTTCTGGCGGCGTCTGAGCGCACCGGTCGACGCTGGCCGCCGGGCGGCGCTGATGGGGTTGACGTTTATCGTGGCGTTCTGGATCTTCGGGCTGACGGTGGAAACGTTCGATCTGAAAATGACCGTGTCGTTCTATACCACCGTCATCGCGATCCTGGCCGCGGTCGCGACTTATGCCGACACGAAGGCAGGCAGCGAGGCCGCCCGCGCGGCGCGTGATTCCCGTCAATGA
- a CDS encoding glycosyltransferase family A protein: MFSIIIPTWNNLPYLRLVIDSLRCHSTHAHQIVVHVNDGSDGTLAWVRDEGIEHTVSPGNIGICHAVNIAAARATHDYIVYMNDDMYCCPGWDDALVKRLAQMPADNLFMLSGTMIEPVDSGNPCVVVQNFGRDVENFRADELVAATPRLVRADWRGATWPPTLVHRDWWHKVGGYSSELSPGMSSDNDFSMKLWDAGCRLFLGVGDSLVYHFQQKSTGKVVKNDGRRQFLNKWGMTQATFDRYYLRRGTPVAGGLAVSEPEQTGRLRRALLKSRIKRAFG; the protein is encoded by the coding sequence ATGTTCTCAATCATCATCCCGACCTGGAACAATCTGCCTTACCTGCGCCTCGTGATCGACAGCCTGCGGTGCCATTCGACGCACGCGCATCAGATCGTCGTGCACGTCAACGACGGCTCGGACGGCACCTTGGCCTGGGTGCGCGACGAGGGTATCGAACACACCGTGTCGCCGGGCAACATCGGCATCTGTCACGCGGTCAATATCGCGGCGGCGCGCGCCACGCACGATTACATCGTCTACATGAACGACGACATGTACTGTTGCCCCGGCTGGGACGACGCGCTCGTCAAGCGCCTCGCGCAGATGCCGGCCGACAATCTGTTCATGCTGTCCGGCACGATGATCGAACCGGTCGATAGCGGCAATCCGTGTGTGGTGGTGCAGAACTTCGGCCGCGACGTCGAGAATTTCCGGGCGGACGAACTGGTGGCCGCCACGCCCAGGCTGGTGCGCGCCGACTGGCGCGGCGCCACGTGGCCACCGACGCTCGTGCATCGCGACTGGTGGCATAAGGTCGGCGGCTATAGCAGCGAATTGAGTCCCGGCATGAGCAGCGACAACGATTTTTCGATGAAGCTGTGGGACGCCGGCTGCCGGCTGTTTCTCGGCGTGGGCGACAGTCTCGTTTACCACTTCCAGCAGAAGAGCACCGGCAAGGTCGTCAAGAACGACGGGCGCCGTCAGTTCCTGAACAAGTGGGGCATGACGCAGGCCACTTTCGATCGTTACTATTTGCGGCGCGGCACGCCGGTCGCAGGCGGGTTGGCGGTCAGCGAACCCGAGCAGACCGGCCGCTTGCGGCGCGCGCTGCTCAAGTCGCGCATCAAGCGCGCGTTCGGTTAA
- a CDS encoding recombination-associated protein RdgC, translating to MWFKNLQLHRLPAPWSVTPEQMEKWLAPHAFAPGNSVEMQSHGWASPRDNDSLVYSLNRQMLLVFRAEKKLLPASVVTQVTKARAAELEEQQGFKPGRKQMRELKEQVTDELLPRAFSIRRDTRVWIDTVNGWLVIDAASQAVADEVRGLLVKSIDQLPLGTVRVTQSPVAAMTEWLLSGEGPAGFTLDQDTELRSAAEGNATVRYVGHALDAEDMRRHIEAGKQCMRLAMTWNDRVSFVLTPSLTIKRIAPLDVLKEASDPTAQNDDERFDSDVTLMTAELDRMLTDLLDALGGEQGEAMPQAAAA from the coding sequence ATGTGGTTCAAAAACCTTCAGCTGCACCGTCTTCCCGCTCCGTGGTCTGTTACCCCTGAACAAATGGAGAAGTGGCTCGCGCCGCACGCGTTCGCGCCCGGCAATAGCGTCGAGATGCAAAGCCACGGCTGGGCGTCGCCGCGCGACAACGACTCGCTCGTCTATTCGCTGAACCGCCAGATGTTGCTGGTGTTTCGCGCGGAAAAGAAACTGCTGCCCGCTTCGGTCGTCACTCAGGTGACCAAGGCGCGCGCGGCCGAACTCGAAGAGCAGCAGGGCTTCAAGCCCGGCCGCAAGCAGATGCGCGAACTCAAGGAGCAGGTCACCGACGAACTGCTGCCGCGCGCGTTCAGCATTCGCCGCGACACGCGCGTGTGGATCGATACTGTGAACGGCTGGCTCGTGATCGACGCGGCGTCGCAGGCAGTCGCCGACGAGGTGCGCGGTCTGCTGGTCAAATCGATCGATCAGCTGCCGCTCGGCACGGTACGCGTCACGCAATCGCCGGTCGCGGCGATGACCGAATGGCTGCTCTCCGGCGAGGGCCCCGCAGGCTTCACGCTCGACCAGGACACCGAACTGCGCTCGGCCGCGGAAGGCAATGCGACGGTGCGTTATGTCGGTCATGCGCTGGATGCTGAAGACATGCGCCGTCATATCGAAGCCGGCAAGCAATGCATGCGGCTTGCGATGACGTGGAACGATCGCGTGTCGTTCGTGCTGACGCCTTCGTTGACGATCAAACGCATCGCGCCGCTCGATGTTCTCAAGGAAGCGAGCGACCCCACCGCGCAAAACGACGACGAGCGCTTCGACTCCGACGTTACGTTGATGACCGCCGAACTCGACCGCATGCTGACCGATCTGCTCGATGCATTGGGCGGCGAGCAGGGCGAGGCGATGCCGCAAGCCGCAGCTGCTTGA